The Aminivibrio pyruvatiphilus DNA segment ATCCCGACGGCCGGATTCTCACGGCCAACAGGGAGGCCCACCGCGTCCTTGCTCTCGGGAAGCCGGGGGAACTCTCAGGCAAGGACGTCTCTTCGATCCTGAAGCCTGCGGAGAACCCGAAAGAAACGGGGGAGGATTCCAGGACCGGCGTTATATTCAGCAGCGCCGACATGTTCGAGGCGACCTTCGAACGACGGGACGGCACATGCCTTCCGGTGGAGATCAGGAGACAGGAGATCCGGTACGGAAAACGGACTCTCGTCCTCCTCCTCGCGCGGGACCTCACCGAGAGAAAAGGCTTTGAACAGCGCCTCGCCAGGAAGGCCTATTTCGACGACCTTACCGGTCTCCCGAACCGCTCCGCCTTCATCGAGGACCTGAACAGGGCCCTGAAGGGCGGGGAAGGTTCCGGAGAGGTTCTCTGTGCCGCCTCGCTCAACCTCGACCGGTTCAAGCTCGTCAACGAGCAGGTTGGGAACGTCAACGGGGACAGGATCCTGCTTATCATCGGCCGAAGGCTCGAGGAGACCATAGGGGAGGACGCCCGGCTCTACCGCACGGGCGGGGACGAATTTTCCATCCTGACCCCTCTGCCTGCTCCTCCGCGGCTCAGGGAGGAGGCCGAAAAACTCATGGACAGTATCCACAAGTCCGTGGGAGTTCCCTGCCCCGTGGGGAGCGACACCATATTCCCCAGTGTGAGCATCGGCGCCGTTCCGGACATTTCCCGGTGCACCTCCCCTTCGGATGTGATCAACCGCGCCCACCAGGCCCTGAAGGAGGCCAAGAGGGCCGGCCTGGGTTTCACCTCCTACCAGTACGGCGACAATGAAGACTCTGTTCCCGAGACGGTGAACATCCTCCGCCTGAGCGCCGAAATGCACTCCGGGCTGGAGAAGGGAGAGTTCATCCCCTTCTACCAGCCCATCTACTCCGTCTCCGACGGCTCCATCGCCGGCTTTGAAACCCTTGCCCGCTGGATGCACCCTGCCAGGGGACTCCTTCCCCCGTCCGAATTCATTCCCATGGCGGAGCACACCGGTTTTGTGGGGAAAATCGACCTGAACATGATGGAGCACGCCCTTGGAGCCTCAGAGGTGATGCGGAGGCTCACCCCCTCCGCCCCGCCCTTCTTCTCGTCCAACGGGTCTCCCCTTTTCTTCCGGATGCCCTACACCGAGGAGATCCTGGAGACCTTCCTGAACAGGACGGGAGCCGATCCGGCTCTCTTTACCCTGGAAGTCACCGAGAGCCTGCTGATCGAAAATCTCGGGGAGGTGTCCCGGAAGCTGCACCGGCTGAAGGAAATGGGAATCAGCATTGCCCTCGACGATTTCGGCACCGGCTACTCGTCCCTCCAGTACATCAACCAGCTCCCCTTCGACTACGTGAAGCTGGACAAATCCTTCGTCGCCAGGCTTTTCGACTCCGAGAAGGACATGCGCCTTCTCCGGACGATCATCAACATGGCCGGTGAACTCAGGCTGGAGGTCATCGCCGAGGGTGTGGAAACCCGGGAACAGCTTGATTGGCTCACCGGGGCGGGGTGCGGGAAAGTGCAGGGGTACCTGTTTTCGAAGCCCGTTCCCTGGGAGAACGTGAAAAAAATGATGGGAGGTGAAGAAGGACTGTGATGCGGTACGGAAAAATGATTCGTTTCCCTGCGCTCCTTCTTTCGGCGGCTCTCCTTCTTCTTCCCGCTCCTGCCCCGGCGGCGGGATCAACCGCTCGGGTACCCGTACTCTTTCTGGGGGATCTCCACAGCCAGATCCTGCCCGTCTCCCTGAAGGCGAACAAGACCACGGTCCTCTTCGGCGGGCTGGTCAACGGCGCATCTCTCCTGGCAAAGGAGCGGGCGGCGGAACCTTCTGCCCTCATACTCCAGGGAGGGGACGCCGTCTCGGGCATCATGTGGCTTCATTTTGCCGGGGAGCCCGAGTTCACCACCCTGGAAGCCGCAGGTGTACAGGCCTTCCTCCTGGGAAACCATGAGTTCAACTACGGCCCGGACCACCTGAAAAAGGGGCTGGGAAGGACGTCCATGTCCGCCCTGGCATCAAATCTGTATTTTGACGATCAGGATCTGGCGGAACGGGTTTCCAGATACGTGATCCTGGATTCGGCGAAGACGAAAGTGGGGGTCTTCGGCATCGCCTCCCCCAATCTCTTCGCCCAGGCGAGTCCGGGGCCGGGAGTGCACCTCAACCGGAACGTGGAAGCCGTCTCCGTCAAGATGGTCCAGGAACTCCGAGAAAAAGGAGCGGAAGTCGTCATCGCCCTCAGCCGGCTTTCCAGAAAAGAGAACAAACGCCTCGCGGAGTCGGTGGAAGGGATCCACGCCATTCTCGGGGGCTCGTCCCACGAAGAGACCCCGGAACCTCTTTTCGTCCGGGGACCGAACGGATGGGAAACCCTTCTGGCGGAATCGGGCGCCTACGGAGCCTTCATCGGAAAACTGCTGCTCGACGTAAGGAACGGCCGGATCAGCAGGCAGGGGACGTCATGGAATCTCCTCCGGGTCACTCCCGAAGCCGGAAGCCATAAGGAAGTGGAGCGCATCGCCAGGACCTTCGAGGGCAGACTGAACGAAGCGCTGATTTCCACGGTGGGGATCTTCGAAAACAATGCCGACGGCAGGTCTCTCACGGTGAGGTCGGGAGAAAGCTCCCTTGGGAACTTCATCGCCGACGCCCTGCGGTGGCGGTTCAATACGCACATCGCCATGATCAATGGCGGAGGCGTCCGGGGAGACAGGATTTTCCCCGCGGGGAAGGTATCATGGAAGACGCTGCTGGAGATACTCCCCTTCAACAACCCCATCCATGTCGTCTCCCTGAAGGGAACGCAGATCCGGCAGATCCTCGAACTGTCCGCCGGGGCCCTGAAAGGCGGACCGGACGACCAGTACGACCCGAACACCCGTCCCCACACCGGGGCGTTCCTCCAGCTCTCCGGCTTGCGGGTGGAATACTCTCTCCGGGGCATTCCTTCCCTCGTGGACGCAAACGGCGGACTGATCCGTTGGGGGAACCGGCTTCGGAGCGTGTCCGTCCTCAGCGGCGAAGAGTGGGTTCCCCTGGAGGACGACAGGGTATACACCGTGGCGGTGAATTCCTGGACCGCCGGGGGAGGCGACAGGCTCTTCGTCTTTGCGGAAGGAACGGCGGAAAAAACGGACATCAGGGACATCGACGCCGTGGCGGAATATCTCATGAGCAGGAAGGACACGCAGGTCCGCTTCGAAAAGGACGGGAGGATCACCATCAGCGATTTCTGAGGAAAAACAGGTCCTCCCTTCCGGGGATGCTTCGCGATCCGGCTTCGCCGTTGGGAATGACAAAACGCGAGATCCCTCGCATCCGCTCGGGATGACAAACCCCGAGTCGTCCTGAGCGAAAGCGAAGGACCTGGTTTTTGCTGGTGCAACCAGGTCCTTCGTTACTGTGCTCCTCAGTATGACAGCGTTTCCGCTTCCGGTCCTACCAGACCGCCGCGCAGCCGTCGGTCCGCGACTCCGTCGCGCCGCCCAGGGTTCCCTCGGGCGTCCGCCAGATGATCTCTCCCCTGCCGAAAGAATTGGACTCCAGCTCGAACTTCATGGCGTGTCCCCTCCGGGCGAGGCTCTGGGCTATGGCCGGCGAGAAACCGGGCTCCACGGAAACGTTCATGCCGCCCATCCACTGCCACCGGGGGGCGTCCAGGGCCTGCTGGGGGTTCATCTCGAAGTCCACGGTGTTCATCACCACCTGGACGTGCCCCTGGGGCTGCATGAAGCCGCCCATGACGCCGAAGGGACCCACGGGAACGCCGTCCTTCGTGAGGAACGCCGGGATGATGGTGTTGTAGGGGCGCTTTCCCGGCTCGAGCATGTTGGGGTGTCCCTTCTGCAGGGAGAAGCAGTGTCCCCGGTTGTTCAGGGCGATGCCCGTCTCCGGGATGACCACGCCCGAACCGAAACCCATGTAGTTGCTCTGGATGTAGGAGATCATGTTTCCCTCGCCGTCGGCGGCGCAGAGGTAGACTGTGCCTCCGGGCATGGGATTTCCGGCCTTCCTGTCCTCAGCCTCCTCGCCCAGCAGTGCCCTCCTGGCGTCGGCATAGGCATCGTCAAGAAGCTCCTTCACAGGAACGGCGGCGAAGCGGGTGTCCGCCACGTACCGGTGGGCATCTGCGAACCCCATCTTGATGGCCTCGATCTGCCGGTGCACCGTGAGGGGGTCGTCGTGGGACGAAAACCGGAAGCCCCTGAGGATGGAGAGGGCGATAAGGGCCACGATGCCCTGCCCGTTGGGGGGAATTTCCCAGACGTCGTATCCCCTGTAGTTCACGCTGA contains these protein-coding regions:
- a CDS encoding EAL domain-containing protein; translation: MSLRKKVFLYILVTILFLILLMSLTSNFLAMKAFEGVERRFFEQDMARVRSRLAEELHIVGRYAFDWGAWDSMYLFMERKEPSRFQEMLDPMSLRALGLDILAVVDTDLSPVVAYSVTETGGEKKLSPETIAGLKALAPDLLKAASDGYLRDILLLGDDLYLAGVSPILLTNHMGPSRGFLLTGSALKKKIPEIAASLGTDFSVVPAPGAAPAEGSVEITTDSSGMATVRQRWQKFLDQAPPLEIRLTEPREIYTEGRRAIFHSYLWIFLSGGGILLVVMVLMDSLVLRRLDSLRSVSDRIVSGGGIGIRVPVSGDDEISVLSSSFNTLLDTLENLVAEIPDPLFICDPDGRILTANREAHRVLALGKPGELSGKDVSSILKPAENPKETGEDSRTGVIFSSADMFEATFERRDGTCLPVEIRRQEIRYGKRTLVLLLARDLTERKGFEQRLARKAYFDDLTGLPNRSAFIEDLNRALKGGEGSGEVLCAASLNLDRFKLVNEQVGNVNGDRILLIIGRRLEETIGEDARLYRTGGDEFSILTPLPAPPRLREEAEKLMDSIHKSVGVPCPVGSDTIFPSVSIGAVPDISRCTSPSDVINRAHQALKEAKRAGLGFTSYQYGDNEDSVPETVNILRLSAEMHSGLEKGEFIPFYQPIYSVSDGSIAGFETLARWMHPARGLLPPSEFIPMAEHTGFVGKIDLNMMEHALGASEVMRRLTPSAPPFFSSNGSPLFFRMPYTEEILETFLNRTGADPALFTLEVTESLLIENLGEVSRKLHRLKEMGISIALDDFGTGYSSLQYINQLPFDYVKLDKSFVARLFDSEKDMRLLRTIINMAGELRLEVIAEGVETREQLDWLTGAGCGKVQGYLFSKPVPWENVKKMMGGEEGL
- a CDS encoding bifunctional metallophosphatase/5'-nucleotidase; the encoded protein is MIRFPALLLSAALLLLPAPAPAAGSTARVPVLFLGDLHSQILPVSLKANKTTVLFGGLVNGASLLAKERAAEPSALILQGGDAVSGIMWLHFAGEPEFTTLEAAGVQAFLLGNHEFNYGPDHLKKGLGRTSMSALASNLYFDDQDLAERVSRYVILDSAKTKVGVFGIASPNLFAQASPGPGVHLNRNVEAVSVKMVQELREKGAEVVIALSRLSRKENKRLAESVEGIHAILGGSSHEETPEPLFVRGPNGWETLLAESGAYGAFIGKLLLDVRNGRISRQGTSWNLLRVTPEAGSHKEVERIARTFEGRLNEALISTVGIFENNADGRSLTVRSGESSLGNFIADALRWRFNTHIAMINGGGVRGDRIFPAGKVSWKTLLEILPFNNPIHVVSLKGTQIRQILELSAGALKGGPDDQYDPNTRPHTGAFLQLSGLRVEYSLRGIPSLVDANGGLIRWGNRLRSVSVLSGEEWVPLEDDRVYTVAVNSWTAGGGDRLFVFAEGTAEKTDIRDIDAVAEYLMSRKDTQVRFEKDGRITISDF
- a CDS encoding gamma-glutamyltransferase family protein, coding for MVKYDPHYYPYPSRRNMMYASRGMVCASHPLAAQAGLDVLKKGGNAVDAIVATAAALTVVEPTANGIGSDAFAILWKDGKLRGFNSSGPIPRALSLDVADAKGWTAPSSDGHLPPYGWTPATVPGAPAAWAELTKTAGKLSLAENLAPAVFLARNGHAVSVTTAHHWELAYRKYAREKGEEFKAWFDTFAPSGLAPRAGEVWSSEAHARTLELIGATDARAFYEGEIADRIVAAAQKTGGYFSAGDLGSFRPEWVEPISVNYRGYDVWEIPPNGQGIVALIALSILRGFRFSSHDDPLTVHRQIEAIKMGFADAHRYVADTRFAAVPVKELLDDAYADARRALLGEEAEDRKAGNPMPGGTVYLCAADGEGNMISYIQSNYMGFGSGVVIPETGIALNNRGHCFSLQKGHPNMLEPGKRPYNTIIPAFLTKDGVPVGPFGVMGGFMQPQGHVQVVMNTVDFEMNPQQALDAPRWQWMGGMNVSVEPGFSPAIAQSLARRGHAMKFELESNSFGRGEIIWRTPEGTLGGATESRTDGCAAVW